AATGAGTATAGATGCTGATTTAAGCGCTGGAATCATTACCGAAGAAGAAGCAAAGCAAAAAAGGGAAGATATAAGACGTGAAGCAGATTTCTACGGTGCAATGGATGGTGCTTCAAAATTCGTTAGAGGTGATGCAGTAGCTGGCATTATTATAACCATAATAAATATCCTCGGTGGTTTAACAATAGGTGTTTTACAACAGGGATTGAGCATGGGAGAAGCCGCACAATTATATACCTTATTCACCGTAGGTGACGGACTCGTTGCACAAATTCCTGCTTTATTAATCTCTACAGCAACAGGTATAGTAGTTTCAAGAGCGGCTTCAAAAGAAAATCTTGGAAAAGATTTAATGAGAGAATTGTCTTCAGAAAAACGCGTATTATATTTAACCGGTGGAGTTATTCTGTTATTAGGAATTGCAACACCTTTACCTGTTGCGCCTTCATTAATACTTGGCGGAGGTATTTTATTACTTGCTTATTTAACAACCAAAGGCTATATCAAACAACCGGTTACCGCTGGTGGTCCATCTGGAGAAACATTTGAAAGCAGTGGTGCTACACCTTCTGGCGGAGAACCGGGTGGTGGAACATCTGGCGGTAGCGGTAGTGGCCCAAAACCATCAGGACCACCTTTAACTTCACCAGAAGAAGTGTCCGAAATAATACAAAGCGACGTGCTTGAAATAGATATTGGATATGGATTAATACCTTTGGCCGATCCATCTCAGGGTGGAGATCTATTAGAAAGAATAACAATGGTGAGAAAACAAATCGCTTACGAACTTGGTATTGTAATAAGCCCTATTAGGGTTAGAGATAGTGTATTATTAAGTGCAAATGAATATGTAATAAAACTAAAAGGCGTTGAAGTAGGAAGGTTTGAATTATTCCCTGACAAGCTTTTAGCGATAAATTCTGGTATGGCCACTGAAGAAATAGCAGGAATTCATACTAAAGAACCATCATTTAATCTCGATGCTTACTGGATAGATGAAGAACAAAAAGAAGATGCTGTTAATGCAGGTTATACCGTTGTTGATTCACCAAGTGTATTTGCAACTCATTTATCAGAAATAATCAAGAAATATGCACACGAAATTCTTGGAAACAAAGAAACAGAAATGCTCATTGAAGGTCTAAGAATAAAAGAACCTTCTCTTGTTGAAGAGCTTACACCTCTTGTATTTAAAACATTTGAAATTAGAAATGTATTAAAAGAATTACTATATGAAAGAATTTCAATAAGAAATCTTCCTATTATATTTGAAAAACTTACAGAACTTGGAAACAATGAAATAAAAGATTTAGTCTCTTTAGTTGAAGGTGTAAGAAGTGCATTAGGAAGACAGATTTGTGAAAACTTAAAATCTGGAGATGGTGTTTTACACGTATTAGTTCTCGATAAAAACCTTGAAAACAATCTAAACAATTATACAATTGAATATGGTG
This is a stretch of genomic DNA from Marinitoga piezophila KA3. It encodes these proteins:
- the flhA gene encoding flagellar biosynthesis protein FlhA, with amino-acid sequence MGNFLKNIDLAVPLLIVGIVILMVIPIPAFMLDFLQMANITLAIILLLVTMYIKNPLEISAFPTLLLITTLFRLSLNVTSTRLILLQGKNFEGKVIRAFGDFVVGGNYVVGIVIFLILVVIQFVVITRGAERIAEVAARFTLDAMPGKQMSIDADLSAGIITEEEAKQKREDIRREADFYGAMDGASKFVRGDAVAGIIITIINILGGLTIGVLQQGLSMGEAAQLYTLFTVGDGLVAQIPALLISTATGIVVSRAASKENLGKDLMRELSSEKRVLYLTGGVILLLGIATPLPVAPSLILGGGILLLAYLTTKGYIKQPVTAGGPSGETFESSGATPSGGEPGGGTSGGSGSGPKPSGPPLTSPEEVSEIIQSDVLEIDIGYGLIPLADPSQGGDLLERITMVRKQIAYELGIVISPIRVRDSVLLSANEYVIKLKGVEVGRFELFPDKLLAINSGMATEEIAGIHTKEPSFNLDAYWIDEEQKEDAVNAGYTVVDSPSVFATHLSEIIKKYAHEILGNKETEMLIEGLRIKEPSLVEELTPLVFKTFEIRNVLKELLYERISIRNLPIIFEKLTELGNNEIKDLVSLVEGVRSALGRQICENLKSGDGVLHVLVLDKNLENNLNNYTIEYGGNYTLALSPQMSNNLLNNISQQLESQIMQGYNPVILCSSPLRFYFARWLLPNIPNVSVISYNEIIQEIPISADGNITA